The Palaemon carinicauda isolate YSFRI2023 chromosome 33, ASM3689809v2, whole genome shotgun sequence genome contains a region encoding:
- the LOC137626090 gene encoding adhesive plaque matrix protein-like, giving the protein MLLNIATVVFMSVANVAFTEPANVYPSYDYASFNPYSTPYSRPDAQTPTYNPYGYPTYYPSAYPSQPSQSGQPAYTYASPYPSYPSYPTYPTYPSYPPYSHYPSYPYYHFYSTQPPPVDPETSPPAGPIVWPTGKPKTTPRPAVWPTGSPTRPPSIPVWPTKKASLEASSWPTAKTEPKRPTKYLQWPTEKSALPPTTTTTKRPEKLPNWPTGPPRTTGVASVTVRWPTGAPGTRITTTTPATITGRTTVTAAQPTRPAVWPTRSPNPMYSPRRISGVTTPMPRIPVSRTERPKVNRGKTHRGERPRKPNSRRKPKNKGRKQKTKPARIPTISPITTPIPYFPDEDVEIIEGIPKYVPFAKSTVPPLDWDHFEPRISPLDTSEPLTTPNYNETSLAPGGVTYIPSAIPSTTNTSTRCKKLCLDQKGRRFCCGQETGKCPPKPESCYVPMSDPIPGHRSKGQCFVDTQCAENFKCCLDYCEEEYYCTRVQFVL; this is encoded by the exons ATGTTGCTAAATATCGCTACTGTG GTCTTCATGTCTGTTGCAAACGTGGCCTTTACTGAGCCTGCGAATGTTTACCCCAGCTATGACTACGCCTCATTCAACCCATACTCAACACCTTACTCTAGGCCAGACGCTCAGACCCCTACTTATAATCCTTACGGTTATCCAACTTACTATCCTTCGGCTTATCCCTCTCAGCCATCGCAAAGTGGACAACCCGCTTATACGTACGCCTCACCCTATCCCTCGTACCCCTCTTATCCTACTTATCCCACTTATCCTTCTTATCCTCCCTATTCTCATTATCCTTCCTATCCATATTATCATTTCTATTCCACCCAACCACCCCCAGTAGACCCAGAGACCTCTCCTCCCGCAGGACCTATCGTCTGGCCCACAGGCAAGCCTAAAACGACGCCCAGACCTGCTGTTTGGCCAACAGGAAGTCCTACTCGACCCCCGTCTATTCCAGTGTGGCCCACGAAGAAAGCATCACTGGAAGCATCCTCATGGCCAACGGCCAAAACAGAGCCCAAGAGGCCAACAAAATACCTTCAATGGCCGACTGAAAAATCAGCTTTGCCACCTACAACCACGACAactaaaagacctgaaaaattaccaaacTGGCCGACAGGGCCACCAAGGACAACAGGAGTAGCTTCTGTAACTGTCAGGTGGCCAACAGGAGCCCCTGGAACAAGAATAACCACCACCACTCCAGCAACTATCACTGGACGAACCACAGTCACAGCAGCGCAACCCACACGACCCGCAGTTTGGCCCACAAGATCTCCCAATCCAATGTACTCGCCAAGGAGAATTTCAGGGGTTACAACCCCTATGCCGCGAATTCCAGTTTCGAGAACAGAGAGACCCAAAGTGAACCGAGGCAAAACACACCGAGGCGAAAGGCCTCGCAAGCCCAACTCTAGACGAAAACCAAAGAACAAAGGGAGGAAACAAAAGACTAAACCAGCGAGGATACCAACGATCAGCCCGATCACAACTCCAATACCTTACTTCCCAGATGAGGACGTCGAAATAATAGAGGGCATTCCAAAATATGTACCCTTCGCAAAATCAACAGTGCCTCCCTTGGACTGGGATCATTTTGAGCCAAGGATATCACCACTTGATACAAGTGAACCCTTGACCACTCCTAATTACAATGAAACATCACTTGCACCAGGCGGAGTTACTTATATTCCGTCTGCCATTCCTTCCACAACAAATACCAGTACTAG ATGCAAGAAGCTGTGCCTGGATCAAAAGGGGAGACGATTTTGCTGTGGTCAGG aaacTGGAAAATGTCCGCCCAAACCGGAGTCATGTTATGTTCCGATGTCGGACCCTATCCCAGGACACAGgtcgaag